The Nitrosopumilus cobalaminigenes genome contains a region encoding:
- a CDS encoding cobyric acid synthase, whose translation MKSLMIQGTSSGAGKTTIVAALCRIFSDKGYRVAPFKSQNMSNFAYVTPKFEISRAQAIQAMGSRCEITPDLNPILLKPVGNYNSVIYLNGKRYKKMHAKDYYEKFVNHEGIKIATKSLKTLQKNNDLVILEGAGSPAEINLQKYDIANMKIAQKANASVLLVSDIDKGGSFASLVGTMALIEKKYQKLVKGFVFNKFRGDLEVLKPGFQKLKNITKIPVMGTIPLMNLDLPEEDSLHANPKEIQWTKKNLSKIDDELNELAKTVKSNIDINSIERLLQ comes from the coding sequence ATGAAATCTTTAATGATTCAGGGGACATCGTCTGGTGCAGGTAAAACAACAATAGTGGCTGCACTATGTAGAATTTTTTCTGATAAAGGATATCGTGTAGCACCATTCAAGTCTCAAAATATGTCTAATTTTGCATATGTCACGCCTAAATTTGAGATATCTCGTGCTCAAGCTATTCAGGCTATGGGCTCAAGATGTGAAATTACTCCTGATCTTAATCCAATTTTACTAAAACCTGTCGGTAATTACAATAGTGTTATCTATCTTAATGGTAAACGATACAAGAAAATGCATGCAAAAGATTACTATGAAAAATTTGTTAATCATGAAGGAATTAAAATTGCAACAAAATCTCTAAAAACATTACAAAAAAATAATGATTTAGTAATTCTAGAAGGTGCTGGTTCTCCTGCAGAAATCAATTTACAAAAATATGATATTGCAAATATGAAAATTGCTCAAAAGGCAAATGCTTCAGTATTATTAGTTTCAGATATTGACAAAGGTGGATCTTTTGCTAGCCTTGTCGGAACAATGGCTCTAATTGAAAAAAAATATCAAAAACTTGTAAAAGGCTTTGTATTTAATAAATTCAGAGGAGATTTAGAAGTTTTAAAACCTGGATTTCAAAAACTCAAAAATATTACAAAAATTCCTGTTATGGGAACTATTCCATTAATGAATTTGGATTTACCAGAAGAAGATTCTCTTCATGCAAATCCCAAAGAAATTCAATGGACTAAGAAAAACCTTTCAAAAATTGATGATGAATTAAATGAATTGGCAAAAACTGTGAAATCCAACATTGACATAAACTCTATTGAGAGATTGTTACAATGA
- the cobD gene encoding threonine-phosphate decarboxylase CobD — protein MKIRTKSSITRHIPVIHGGKNTIQSTDSNIIDFSSNISPIGTPTSVKKILKKNIENIKNYPDYSSSSVILSLKKYTQLEKSNILVGNGAIEIIYNFCFAFLSKKTKILIPIPTFQEYETAAKLNNSQILYFKTMNLSENLDQFISMIPKNGCIFICNPNNPTGKLLEKNQLLQIIKKAKKLSTIVFVDECFIEMVPESNESVISYVKKYDNLFVLRSLTKSFALPGIRIGYAVSSKYMIEILQKIKIPWSVNSLAQDAANIALKDKSHLTKSNLIIKKELNYLTNKISKLNGFDCNKSSTNFILIKTKNNSTNLQKKLLGQKILVRDCKNFRGLNNHYIRIAVKSHKDNLKLIKALEKIR, from the coding sequence GTGAAAATACGAACAAAATCCTCCATCACTAGACATATTCCGGTAATCCATGGTGGAAAAAATACTATTCAGAGCACTGATTCTAACATCATTGATTTTAGCTCAAATATTTCACCAATAGGAACTCCAACATCAGTAAAAAAAATTCTTAAAAAAAATATTGAAAATATCAAAAATTACCCTGATTATAGTTCATCATCAGTTATTTTGAGCCTAAAAAAATACACACAATTAGAAAAATCAAACATTTTAGTTGGAAATGGTGCAATTGAAATAATCTATAATTTTTGTTTTGCATTTTTATCTAAAAAAACGAAGATTTTGATTCCGATTCCAACTTTTCAAGAATATGAAACAGCAGCTAAACTAAACAACTCTCAAATCTTATATTTTAAAACAATGAATCTGTCAGAGAACCTTGATCAATTCATTTCAATGATTCCAAAAAATGGATGTATTTTTATTTGTAACCCAAATAATCCTACAGGAAAACTATTAGAAAAAAATCAATTACTTCAAATTATTAAAAAAGCAAAAAAACTTTCTACAATTGTATTTGTTGATGAATGTTTTATTGAAATGGTTCCAGAATCAAATGAATCTGTAATTTCATATGTTAAAAAATATGACAATCTTTTTGTTTTACGTTCACTGACTAAATCTTTTGCGTTACCCGGAATAAGAATTGGATATGCTGTATCCTCAAAATATATGATAGAAATATTACAAAAAATTAAAATTCCATGGAGCGTAAATTCTTTAGCTCAAGATGCAGCTAACATTGCCCTTAAAGATAAATCACATCTTACAAAATCTAATTTAATAATTAAAAAAGAATTAAATTATTTGACAAATAAAATCAGTAAATTAAATGGTTTTGATTGTAACAAGTCATCTACAAACTTTATTCTAATTAAAACCAAAAACAATTCAACAAATTTACAAAAAAAATTACTTGGACAGAAAATTTTAGTCCGTGATTGTAAAAATTTTAGAGGTTTAAACAATCATTATATTCGCATTGCTGTTAAATCCCATAAAGATAATCTAAAACTAATAAAAGCTCTGGAGAAGATTAGATGA
- the asd gene encoding aspartate-semialdehyde dehydrogenase gives MGKKRVAIIGVTGSVGQEFVQSLNNHPWFEVTQIAASERSAGKNYLDAIKDASGIVAWDVGGEIPEYIKKMTVKKIDELDVSQLDLVFSAVESVAARDIETKMAADLPVISTSSAYRYEDDVPILIPGINDEQTELLETQKKNRNWKGFVAPLPNCTTTGLAITLKPLLEKYGAKKVMMTSMQAISGGGKSGVSAMGITDNILPYIPKEEGKVRLETRKILGKLVDGKIEDADIRISCTCTRVPVIDGHTESVFVETTEEIDPSKAKETYDQCNKDISVAGLPSAPEKYYAFHEDPTRPQPRMERTVGDGMTTTIGRVEKEELFDNGLKYMLFSHNKKMGSAKGAVLLAEMLYKKGKI, from the coding sequence ATGGGCAAGAAAAGAGTAGCAATTATCGGAGTTACAGGTTCAGTAGGTCAAGAATTTGTACAGTCATTAAATAACCATCCATGGTTTGAAGTGACTCAAATTGCTGCATCTGAACGTTCAGCAGGAAAAAACTATCTTGATGCAATAAAAGATGCAAGTGGAATAGTAGCATGGGATGTAGGTGGTGAAATTCCAGAATATATCAAAAAAATGACAGTTAAAAAAATTGACGAATTAGATGTTTCTCAATTAGACTTGGTGTTTTCAGCAGTTGAATCAGTAGCTGCTAGAGACATAGAAACCAAGATGGCAGCAGATTTGCCAGTAATTTCAACTAGTTCAGCCTATAGATATGAAGATGATGTACCAATTCTAATTCCAGGTATTAATGACGAACAAACAGAATTACTTGAAACTCAAAAGAAAAACAGAAATTGGAAAGGTTTTGTAGCACCATTACCAAATTGTACCACAACAGGTTTAGCAATTACACTAAAACCATTACTTGAAAAATATGGAGCAAAAAAAGTCATGATGACTTCTATGCAAGCAATCTCAGGAGGTGGTAAATCCGGAGTTTCAGCAATGGGAATTACAGATAATATTCTTCCATACATTCCAAAAGAGGAAGGAAAAGTAAGATTAGAAACAAGAAAAATTCTAGGTAAACTAGTAGATGGAAAAATTGAAGATGCAGATATTAGAATCAGTTGTACTTGTACTAGAGTTCCAGTAATTGATGGACATACTGAATCAGTTTTTGTTGAGACTACTGAAGAAATTGATCCATCAAAGGCTAAAGAAACCTATGATCAATGTAACAAAGACATTTCAGTAGCAGGATTACCATCAGCTCCAGAAAAATATTATGCATTTCATGAAGATCCAACTAGACCTCAACCAAGAATGGAAAGAACTGTTGGTGATGGAATGACTACAACAATTGGAAGAGTTGAGAAAGAGGAATTGTTTGATAATGGTTTGAAATACATGTTGTTCTCACACAATAAAAAAATGGGTTCAGCAAAAGGAGCAGTATTGTTAGCAGAGATGTTATACAAAAAAGGCAAGATTTAG
- a CDS encoding Lrp/AsnC family transcriptional regulator yields the protein MKRKLIERFTIVVNDAELGYNVKALTGINMDTKKRDHIIEELFKIDGVREVAEVTGRFDILVTMYSKSLDQMHKMVSERIGRIEGIQSSESFIEMKSRMKAMPYMPSKDSD from the coding sequence GTGAAAAGAAAACTAATTGAGAGATTTACAATTGTTGTCAATGACGCAGAACTTGGCTATAACGTCAAGGCATTAACTGGAATTAATATGGATACAAAAAAACGAGATCACATTATTGAAGAATTATTCAAGATTGATGGAGTAAGAGAGGTTGCAGAGGTTACAGGTAGATTTGACATTCTAGTAACAATGTATTCTAAATCATTAGATCAGATGCATAAAATGGTCTCCGAACGAATTGGCAGAATTGAAGGAATTCAATCTTCTGAATCATTTATTGAAATGAAATCACGAATGAAAGCAATGCCATATATGCCATCAAAGGATAGTGACTAA
- the cyoE gene encoding heme o synthase has translation MQKQKSQSRVAVYYELTKPKIWYLLVFTAFGAALTASNIYDIEISPATWLLMLFSVAAGSAAANTLTNYHDRDIDAIMERTKERPLPSKRIYPAVKARNFGLALAGISLILAFGISFTTTLEQGAWATAFIAFGLVNNILIYSYVLKRNSRTNIILGGLCGGSPPMIGWVAVSMSDLWTMGLAMAGLVFIWIPMHIWALTLHFKEDYNKVNVPMLTAVQSEKTSARAIALSTVVMVVFSIAPFFITTQDGEEMVDAVYLWTAVASGALMLGLSVWVMIKPMEKAAWTLFKFSSPYLAVLFIALMVDSAL, from the coding sequence TTGCAAAAGCAAAAATCACAATCAAGAGTAGCAGTATATTATGAATTAACAAAGCCAAAAATTTGGTATTTACTAGTTTTTACTGCATTTGGTGCTGCGTTAACTGCATCGAATATTTACGATATTGAAATTTCTCCAGCAACATGGCTTTTGATGTTATTTTCAGTTGCAGCTGGATCTGCTGCTGCAAATACTTTGACAAATTATCATGACAGGGATATCGACGCAATAATGGAGCGAACAAAAGAGAGACCTTTACCATCAAAAAGAATCTATCCTGCGGTAAAAGCAAGGAATTTTGGATTAGCATTAGCAGGAATATCTTTGATTTTAGCATTTGGAATTTCATTTACTACTACATTAGAACAAGGTGCATGGGCAACTGCATTCATTGCATTTGGATTAGTTAACAATATTCTAATTTACTCATATGTGTTAAAACGAAATTCAAGAACTAACATAATTTTAGGTGGATTATGTGGTGGTTCACCACCAATGATTGGATGGGTAGCAGTCAGTATGTCAGATTTATGGACTATGGGTTTAGCAATGGCAGGATTGGTATTCATTTGGATTCCAATGCACATTTGGGCATTAACACTGCATTTCAAAGAAGATTATAACAAAGTCAATGTTCCAATGTTAACTGCAGTTCAATCAGAAAAAACTTCTGCTAGAGCCATTGCATTATCTACAGTTGTAATGGTAGTATTTTCAATAGCCCCTTTCTTTATCACAACTCAAGATGGTGAAGAAATGGTAGATGCAGTATATCTTTGGACAGCAGTTGCATCAGGGGCATTAATGCTCGGATTATCTGTATGGGTAATGATTAAACCTATGGAAAAAGCTGCATGGACATTGTTTAAATTTTCTAGTCCATATTTGGCAGTACTATTTATTGCACTAATGGTTGATTCTGCGTTATAA
- a CDS encoding DUF5679 domain-containing protein encodes MKKWADYLISEVSYDPEHLILVATRHQDTEKGITQGKPVDRLTIASDIKNGLFYITIYRGNNSWKKGHKLETFSIGGSPYIRIDANKAKLDYLGDLPESKFEESITIQELESQPEPITESEPPSSPRGSLPKESAEELPQELDLAPEPITESEPPSSPRGSLPKESAEELPQELDLAPEPITESEEEEATPEQLTRLEQLEKQIQELESQPEPITESEPPSSPRGSLPKESAEELPQELDLAPEPITESEEEEATPEQLTQVNELQQQIDDLESALSKQKFLEPITESEEEEATPEQLTQVNELQQQIDDLESALSKQKFLEPEEATPEQISKVKELEREIQKLEAVDIEHEIIQTLRKQNKKLDDIENKLYSSEINENKIPDPISQEAYCVRCKTKRIIKNPEETKMKNGRPAIKGFCSVCDCRVFRIGKMKK; translated from the coding sequence ATGAAGAAATGGGCTGACTACTTAATTTCTGAAGTTAGCTATGATCCTGAACATTTGATCTTAGTAGCTACAAGACATCAAGATACTGAAAAAGGAATTACTCAAGGTAAACCAGTTGATCGTTTAACAATTGCATCTGATATTAAGAATGGATTATTTTACATTACAATCTACCGTGGAAACAATTCATGGAAAAAAGGACACAAACTTGAAACTTTTTCAATTGGAGGAAGTCCTTATATTCGAATAGATGCTAACAAAGCAAAATTAGATTATTTGGGAGATTTACCAGAATCTAAATTTGAAGAATCTATAACAATTCAAGAATTAGAATCACAACCTGAACCAATTACCGAATCAGAACCACCTTCCAGTCCTAGAGGTTCATTACCAAAAGAATCCGCAGAAGAACTACCTCAAGAGTTAGATCTTGCACCTGAACCAATTACCGAATCAGAACCACCTTCCAGTCCTAGAGGTTCATTACCAAAAGAATCCGCAGAAGAACTACCTCAAGAGTTAGATCTTGCACCTGAACCAATTACCGAATCAGAGGAAGAGGAAGCTACCCCTGAACAATTAACCCGATTAGAACAATTAGAAAAACAAATTCAAGAATTAGAATCACAACCTGAACCAATTACCGAATCAGAACCACCTTCCAGTCCTAGAGGTTCATTACCAAAAGAATCCGCAGAAGAACTACCTCAAGAGTTAGATCTTGCACCTGAACCAATTACCGAATCAGAGGAAGAGGAAGCTACCCCTGAACAATTAACTCAAGTTAATGAATTGCAACAACAAATTGATGATTTAGAGAGTGCTTTATCCAAACAAAAATTCCTTGAACCAATTACCGAATCAGAGGAAGAGGAAGCTACCCCTGAACAATTAACTCAAGTTAATGAATTGCAACAACAAATTGATGATTTAGAGAGTGCTTTATCCAAACAAAAATTCCTTGAACCAGAGGAAGCTACCCCTGAACAAATTTCCAAAGTAAAGGAATTAGAAAGAGAAATTCAAAAACTTGAGGCTGTTGACATTGAACATGAAATCATTCAAACTCTACGAAAACAAAACAAAAAACTTGATGATATTGAAAATAAACTTTATTCTTCCGAAATAAATGAAAATAAAATCCCTGATCCAATTTCACAAGAAGCGTATTGTGTTAGATGTAAAACTAAAAGAATCATAAAAAATCCAGAAGAAACTAAAATGAAAAATGGAAGACCTGCAATCAAAGGATTTTGTTCAGTATGTGATTGTAGAGTTTTTAGAATAGGTAAAATGAAAAAATAA
- a CDS encoding acyl-CoA thioesterase, which produces MSSENHPREKSPAESHAEVIVRMFPSDANPAGNVFGGEILKHIDMVAGIVAQRHSQSNAVTVSMDSVNFLKPVFVGNVLTLNARINYVHNSSMEIEVKAEAEDIVTGIRTVTGTAFVTFVALDKNGRPTHVPKLSLKTDDDRIKFEEGKIRMDNRLKNRQK; this is translated from the coding sequence ATGTCATCTGAAAACCATCCTAGAGAAAAAAGTCCTGCAGAGTCACATGCAGAAGTAATTGTTCGAATGTTCCCATCTGATGCAAATCCAGCCGGCAATGTATTTGGTGGTGAAATTCTAAAACATATCGATATGGTGGCAGGCATTGTTGCTCAACGTCATTCTCAATCTAACGCGGTAACTGTATCTATGGATAGTGTTAATTTTTTGAAACCTGTTTTTGTTGGAAATGTTCTAACATTAAATGCTAGAATCAACTATGTTCATAATTCATCAATGGAAATTGAAGTGAAGGCAGAAGCTGAAGATATAGTAACTGGAATTAGAACTGTTACTGGTACTGCATTTGTTACATTTGTGGCTCTTGACAAAAATGGAAGACCTACACATGTTCCAAAATTATCTCTCAAAACAGATGATGACAGAATCAAATTTGAAGAGGGTAAAATTCGAATGGATAACCGATTAAAAAATCGTCAAAAATAA
- a CDS encoding UbiD family decarboxylase: MSDLRSYISQIKKIHELKTVKTPVSTKFEIAGITAKVDGSHAVMFEKIKESNFRLISNLIGTRKRFGIAVGGNESNIHEKVILAIKKAKKPKIVSSGKFMENKSKNILSMPIVTHFEKESGPFITSSVAYAKNPETGKQNSSFHRMMPIDETHLSIRMVEGRHTHRCFVDAKEHGEDLKIAITVGVHPAISIAGAYQADWGKDEIDIANSLLGGKLTLAKLPFSGLNVPSGAEIVMEGKILQDKTHPEWMVEMLQTYDHKRSQPVFEIENMFFRNNPIFHDVLSGYSEHRLLMGMPIESKLNGELKKSFSQTKQVSLSDGGCNWLHAVVQIKKKNDSDPQKIIKKTFESHRSLKQVTVVDEDIDVNSAESIEYAMATRFQADKDLVIIKNVRGSSLDPSSNQQKLRTAKMGIDATRSLSKRPEGFELAKIPKIDKIKLEKYFK; encoded by the coding sequence ATGAGTGATTTAAGAAGTTACATTTCCCAAATAAAGAAAATTCATGAACTCAAAACTGTAAAAACTCCGGTATCCACGAAATTCGAAATAGCTGGAATCACAGCTAAGGTTGATGGTTCACATGCTGTAATGTTTGAAAAAATTAAGGAAAGTAATTTTAGATTAATTTCAAATTTAATTGGAACTAGAAAACGATTTGGAATTGCCGTAGGTGGAAATGAATCTAACATTCATGAAAAAGTAATTTTAGCAATCAAAAAAGCTAAAAAACCTAAAATTGTCTCTTCTGGGAAATTTATGGAAAACAAGTCAAAAAACATCCTTTCCATGCCTATTGTAACTCATTTTGAAAAAGAATCAGGTCCATTTATCACATCATCTGTAGCATATGCAAAAAATCCTGAAACTGGAAAACAAAATTCCTCTTTTCATAGAATGATGCCTATTGATGAAACCCATCTTTCAATTCGGATGGTGGAAGGTCGTCATACCCATAGATGCTTTGTTGATGCTAAAGAACATGGCGAGGATCTTAAAATTGCTATCACAGTCGGTGTTCACCCTGCAATTTCTATTGCAGGTGCATATCAAGCTGATTGGGGAAAAGATGAAATCGATATTGCAAATTCACTTTTGGGTGGAAAATTAACTTTAGCAAAATTACCCTTTTCTGGATTGAATGTTCCATCTGGTGCTGAAATTGTTATGGAAGGAAAAATCCTTCAAGACAAAACTCATCCTGAATGGATGGTTGAAATGCTACAGACATATGATCATAAAAGATCTCAACCAGTTTTTGAGATTGAAAATATGTTTTTTAGAAATAATCCTATTTTTCATGATGTTCTTTCCGGATATTCAGAACATAGGTTGTTGATGGGAATGCCTATTGAATCAAAATTAAATGGAGAATTGAAAAAATCTTTCTCACAAACTAAACAGGTCTCACTTTCTGATGGTGGATGTAATTGGTTACATGCAGTGGTACAAATTAAAAAGAAAAATGACTCTGATCCCCAAAAAATTATCAAGAAAACATTTGAATCCCATCGTTCTTTGAAACAAGTAACAGTAGTTGATGAAGATATTGATGTTAATAGTGCTGAATCTATAGAATATGCTATGGCAACCAGATTCCAAGCTGATAAGGATCTTGTAATTATCAAAAATGTCCGTGGTTCTAGTCTTGATCCTTCTAGCAATCAACAAAAATTACGAACTGCAAAAATGGGAATAGATGCAACTAGATCTCTATCTAAAAGGCCTGAAGGATTTGAATTAGCTAAAATTCCAAAAATTGACAAGATTAAACTTGAAAAATATTTCAAATAG
- a CDS encoding proteasome assembly chaperone 4: MTSPNGFFQKMVNLESRSFSLQIQKFENGYFVSVSEGSNKLGSMVVSLATGPTPITTTIIPSRSEALFLKLIAERISTRMRGIALASTFIQKPLEPETAKALMSEIMDMIENE, from the coding sequence TTGACCTCTCCAAATGGATTTTTCCAGAAAATGGTAAATTTGGAGAGTCGAAGTTTTTCTTTACAAATTCAAAAATTTGAAAATGGTTATTTTGTTTCAGTTTCTGAAGGTTCTAACAAATTAGGATCTATGGTTGTTTCATTAGCAACTGGACCAACTCCAATTACCACAACTATAATTCCATCTAGATCTGAAGCTCTTTTTCTGAAACTCATTGCTGAACGAATTAGTACTAGGATGAGAGGAATTGCTCTGGCATCTACTTTTATTCAAAAACCATTAGAGCCAGAAACAGCAAAAGCCTTAATGTCTGAGATTATGGATATGATTGAGAATGAGTGA